AGGGTATGTATTGCGCGTGCGCTGGTCAACGATCAGCAGATACTGCTCGCCGACGAACCGACCGGAAACCTGGACGTGAAGAACGGCGAGATCGTGCTCGATCTCATCAGGGACCTACATGATGACGATCACACCATCATCCTGATCACGCACAACCCGGAGATATCCAAGATGGGTGAGGTGCTCGTAGAGCTTCTCGACGGTCGGGTGGTATCGTCTGGGAATGTTGCTGGGGCAATGGGAGGTGGATAGGATGGCTCGATCAAAGAGCAGAGCTGGGATGAAGAAGTGCCCTGTCTGTCAGTGCGAGCTGAAGAGAAGTAACTACAGCGCTCACATGAAGCGACTCCACAATGTGGAATCCCCCGATGTGGACGAGAGGCGTGACGTTTCGCACAAGGGTAAGCGATTGGAGATTCGGAAGGTCGAACTGGCCAGAAGACGAAGGACGAGACACATATCCATTGCAGCCTCTCTCGTCCTGATAGTCATCGTCGGCATCGCGCTGTACTTTTCGTTCCAAGGCAGTACGCCCGGGCCCTCTCCCGTGCAGGCACCGCCGCCGCAAGTCGAGAGCGCGGTGAGGATACCAGTTAGCCAGCTTAGTACTAGCGCCACCTTCTACACATACAACTCGGGCAGTACTCTTGTCCGCTATTTCGGAGCTGTAGGGTCTGACGGCAATGTGCATGTCGCGGCGGATGCGTGTGATGTCTGCTATTCGGAGAAGAAGGGCTATAGGCAGGTCGGCGGCGTCATGAAGTGCAACAACTGCGGGAAGGAGTTCGCAATCAACAGCGTGGGGACTGAGAATCTCTCAGGAGGCTGCTGGCCGAGCTACTTGCCCGTGACAATATCGGGAGGGGACGCCGTTATCCAACTTTCCGACCTGAAGGCGAAGAGTTTCATGTTTGCCTGAGAACAAAACGCATGTGCAGACACCCGACCCTTCGGCTAGTAGAGGGTTATTGGATCAAGATAGACTCTTTCCCACTGCTCAAGGGGATTCTATGCCGGCAAAGAATTCCACCCAGACTTGTCACGCCTCCAGCTTTAGTCGCCAGTAGATTCCAGGTCAATATCCGGGTTCGAATGTCTAGTTGGAAAAAAGGAGAAAAAGGTTTAGTGCATTCTCCCAAATTCAATTCCGGCTGATTGACTTCTGGCCAGTGGCCCAGATATGGTGTCGGCCTACCCCGCTTTCGACTTATTGGCTCTTTTCTAATCTGAGGGGGCTGTAATCCGCGGGGAATCTGCCACACCCTTTGTTTTCTTCTTGAGATGGTACGAGTCCGGTGTGACACGAACCCTCTGAAATCACTGGCTCGACCCGAAAAGGTACATGAGCGCCTGAAGATCGGGTCTTTAGAGAGCTGTAGAAAGGGAGGCAGAACCTCATCACCCTAGCTCCCTCTAGGCCTTGCTCATCCCTAGGCTTAGACCAAGCTGCCTTCAACGATTGAGGGAGGAGTGACTCTGTTAGTATTCGAATTGGCGCTCGAACAGTCTCGGATCCTTCTTCCATTCGCGACCAGAGAAGTCGATGAAAAGCTCTATTCTACCGATCTTATCGAAGCCTCGGCTGCGGAAGTACTCAATGGCTCTCTCGTTCCTGGCGACAGGTCTTACTGAGAGGTATTTGACTCCCTTTTGCTTTCGCACGCGCTTTCTCACTTCGTTCAGCAACATCGTGCCGATGCCTTTTCCTCGGCAACCCCTGCTCACAATCAGTGGCTCCACTTCGAATTCCTCTTCTCCATCCATGTATCCGACAAGGCCGACCACCTTTGAGCCGAGAGAAGCTACAATCAACTGACCGGGGCCGACCTTCTTCAGGTGCTCGTCAAAATGCAGTCCTGGATTGGCACCGCCGATTCCGGAGTCATCGTAAATATCTCTGTGCCATTGAGTGAGCTCGCCCCACAGTGCGCGACATTCTTCTCTGTCTTTGTCCTTATATCCTCGGATGACCACCTTCTTCATGGCGATCTCTCCCTATGAAGTCCGTTCACACAGACCATCAGGTCAGCTCTTCTCATAAAATCTCTCCTCGTTGCTGAACAGTTGTATTGCACTCGCGGTATTGAAAGCCCTCCAGTTCCCTGACCTCGGTTGCGTTTCAGATAGGAGCCCCCTAGAGTGTGTCATTTGGTTTCTGCTCCTTCCTTTGCTCTCAGAACCACTTGGCCCCTCGAAGTAGAGAGCTTTCGGATCCCTAATCGCTTGGACAAGTCGCGACCCCTTTTCGGGGCCCCGGGCGGAGAATCAATCCCTGCAGACTGAGGATTGGCGAGTCAGGTCGGAAATGGACCTCGTGGGGTTCGAACCCACCAGAACGACTGGCACCAATCATAGTCATAGAATTCCGTTGCACGTCCAGCAGTAGGTTGATAACGGACTTGTCTCATTCGAGCTAAGGAAGGTCGGTGTGGGATTCGCCCGACCGAGACGCTAACCGATGTGGGCCGGATCCCTTGAGAGCTTCAAGAGAAAGGATTTGCCGTGGAATCGGGGAAGATGCAGCTCCGGGATTTTGGAAGAGTAGACTGGAAGGTATCAGCTTTGGGCTTCGGCTGCATGCGTCTGCCTACCTTGGACGGAAAACCCCTGAGCGGCAAGATAGACGAACGAGAATCGATCAGGATGATCCGTCACGCAATCGACCATGGCGTCAACTACATCGATACTGCGTATCCGTATCATGAGGGCAGGAGCGAGATCGTCCTCGGCAAGGCGCTCAAGGACGGATACCGAGAGAGGGTGAGGACGGCGACCAAGTCACCCATGTGGCTTATCAAGAGACAGAAGGATTTCGACACTTACCTGAACACGCAGCTCAGACGGCTCAAGACAGATCACATCGACTTCTACCTGCTCCACGGCCTGAACAAGAAGAGATGGCGCGACACCGTGCTCAAACACAACCTGCTGAAGAGGGCGGAGAACGCAATACAAGATGGGAAGATAGGTCACCTGGGGTTCTCGTTCCACGACGACTACGCTGCTTTCAAGGAGATAGTCGACGGCTATGATGGATGGGACTTTTGTCAGATCCAGTACAACTACATGGATATCGAGAATCAGGCGGGCACGAAAGGGCTCAGGTACGCCGCATCCAAGGGCCTTGCCGTTGTCGTTATGGAGCCCCTGCTTGGAGGAAGGCTCGCGAATCCTCCTGCCAAGATCAGGAAGATGCTCGATCGACACGACAGCAAGCGGTCTCCCGCGGACCTCGCACTCCAGTGGATCTGGAACCAGCCCGAGGTTTCCGTTATCCTGAGCGGCATGAGCACCATGAAACAGGTAAAACAGAACATCAGGTCGGCCAGTTCATCTTACATAGGTTCCATGGACAAGAAGGATCTGAGATTCGTCGACCAGCTCCGGTCGAAGTACATGAAGGAGACGCCGATCTCGTGCACGAAGTGCGGATACTGCATGCCCTGCCCTAACGGGGTAGACATACCAGGCAACTTCGAACTGT
This region of Candidatus Thermoplasmatota archaeon genomic DNA includes:
- a CDS encoding GNAT family N-acetyltransferase encodes the protein MKKVVIRGYKDKDREECRALWGELTQWHRDIYDDSGIGGANPGLHFDEHLKKVGPGQLIVASLGSKVVGLVGYMDGEEEFEVEPLIVSRGCRGKGIGTMLLNEVRKRVRKQKGVKYLSVRPVARNERAIEYFRSRGFDKIGRIELFIDFSGREWKKDPRLFERQFEY
- a CDS encoding DUF2318 domain-containing protein, which produces MARSKSRAGMKKCPVCQCELKRSNYSAHMKRLHNVESPDVDERRDVSHKGKRLEIRKVELARRRRTRHISIAASLVLIVIVGIALYFSFQGSTPGPSPVQAPPPQVESAVRIPVSQLSTSATFYTYNSGSTLVRYFGAVGSDGNVHVAADACDVCYSEKKGYRQVGGVMKCNNCGKEFAINSVGTENLSGGCWPSYLPVTISGGDAVIQLSDLKAKSFMFA
- a CDS encoding aldo/keto reductase, with translation MQLRDFGRVDWKVSALGFGCMRLPTLDGKPLSGKIDERESIRMIRHAIDHGVNYIDTAYPYHEGRSEIVLGKALKDGYRERVRTATKSPMWLIKRQKDFDTYLNTQLRRLKTDHIDFYLLHGLNKKRWRDTVLKHNLLKRAENAIQDGKIGHLGFSFHDDYAAFKEIVDGYDGWDFCQIQYNYMDIENQAGTKGLRYAASKGLAVVVMEPLLGGRLANPPAKIRKMLDRHDSKRSPADLALQWIWNQPEVSVILSGMSTMKQVKQNIRSASSSYIGSMDKKDLRFVDQLRSKYMKETPISCTKCGYCMPCPNGVDIPGNFELYNDGYIHHDAQTSRRTYERFMGKKQRASWCKQCGKCAKKCPQKLPIMTLMPEVHSVLGEGMPF